The Gammaproteobacteria bacterium genome includes the window ATCAAAGTCCGTCAGGACTTGCCAGACTTGGTCAGGGCTGGCGCTGATTTCAACCATGGTTTGAAGTTCACGAGCCATATCGATTTCCCCCGCGCTGGGAGTCTCCGTTCGAGGCCACGAGGTCGCGCAAAGTTAGCTCCCGCCCTGCGGCGTCGGTGACTCTGGTGTCGAAGTGATCGAAAATCAGGAGTGTCGAATCCACCTCGGTCGTCAGCGAGCTTGTGGACCCGGGTGCTTCCTCGCGCAGATAATCGGTGGCGGTCAGCGGGCCGAGCACCGGATGGAGAGCCCCGCCGTCGAGGATCAAGGTCTCCGACGTCGCGGCGAGCTTACGTTCCGCCAGCATCCCACCGGCCGGAATCTCGACCAACAGGCTTACGACACCGATGTCGTCATCGAAGTGCAAAGCGCGCATCCGTGCTCCACTCTCCAAGCGGATCTGTGGTCGTTCCAGGGGACTCAAGATCCGAACGCCCCGATCCGTGTCTGCGCCGATGGGCCGCGGAGCCGGGCGTGGCTTGCGGCGCAGCGCGCGCCAAAGATCGATGAACACAAACCGCTTGAGACCACGGAGCCACTTCTTCGTCCGCATTAAAGAATCGAAGTAGGCCGCGTCCGAGACGTACCATACCAAGCCGTTTGGACGAAGGAACTCGGATGAGCCGTGACTTACCATGAAAAGGCGCAGATCGTGCTCCGCCACAACCTCAGTGTGGACCGCGCCTGCCGGTTCCCAAGCATAGTCCCCCGGTTGGAACGAGCCGGCTTGCGGGTGCGTTCCGCAGCCCTCAAGCACAAAGAACTCCGACGCACCTATGTGGCGGTGTGGCATTAACCGACTACCGGGCAGCATGTGCACGACCGCCGACCACCGCCCTG containing:
- a CDS encoding cupin domain-containing protein, whose product is MTDRIETTSMPAARTAHMALDDVPWSALSPGVQMRVVHADPVSGRWSAVVHMLPGSRLMPHRHIGASEFFVLEGCGTHPQAGSFQPGDYAWEPAGAVHTEVVAEHDLRLFMVSHGSSEFLRPNGLVWYVSDAAYFDSLMRTKKWLRGLKRFVFIDLWRALRRKPRPAPRPIGADTDRGVRILSPLERPQIRLESGARMRALHFDDDIGVVSLLVEIPAGGMLAERKLAATSETLILDGGALHPVLGPLTATDYLREEAPGSTSSLTTEVDSTLLIFDHFDTRVTDAAGRELTLRDLVASNGDSQRGGNRYGS